The genomic interval aagaagagaagaagaaaaaggaaaagaagaaaaagaaaaatgatatgaAAGGATAGATAGAGTCACGGTGAAGGATTTGACAACACTGTCCATCAGACGTTGGAGTGATGGAGAAAATTTGAGTAATCCCcttgaaagtcagaaatcagacagaTAATTGGGAGGTATCTGAGTGAACAAAGAGCAAGGGATGAAGAAATCTGGAGGGCAGTGGCAGGAGCATGCGTCTAGATGGCCTGCTGAAAACATGGCCTTAACCACAGCCATTTATTTAGGAGATCTGGAGTCACCTGGAGGATGAGGGACATGAAAtaggcagcagggaagcacaGCGGCGGACACCGGGCTTTAGTCACAGGGCATTGGCACTGGCACCactgtctgtgtccctgaacCTGAAGTCAtatgaggaggctcagggaaaccttattgctttcggtaactttctgaagggaggttgtagtgagctgggggtcagcctcttctctcgtaTCTTTAGTCATAGGAGTAGAGGGAATGGTTACAATCTGCAGTAGGGGAGATTCAGGCcagacattaggaagtattacttctcggaaagggtggtcaggcactggaatggactgcccagggatgtgCAGGAATCACCGattctgaaggcattcaaggaatgactggatgttgtgttgagggtcATGGTTTactgggagctattggtaataggtgaacagttggactagatgatcttataggtcttttccagccctggtgATTCAATGGTTCTAGGATTGAAGTTAatcaaatgaagcaaatgccTCCCAAGGGAAGTGAGGCAtgccaggaggtacagccctgtggtcactccaacccctccaatgacACCAGTGGCTGCCCCAAATTCAGTGACaggtcctgtggtgattccagctctggcaatgagctctgcagttgctccaaaTCCTGCAACAGCCCATCAGCCccttcagctcctacagtgagCTTGAGGCTGTTAAAAGCCCTGCAACAGGTCCtggatttgaaaatatttattcatataaattattatctatgcatatatgtttgcaaATGAATGTATGGTACATATGTagtaatataatatatttttagatgtataaatatatttgtcataattgttatactttttctttttacctcaATGCATATAATTTAAACCACAAAACAGAGTGTCCCCGTTTTGAGTACTGTCTTGAGTCTGTCCCCGTCACTtagtgaagagcaccagaagatctcgaggtcttctcagggagcagctcctgaggtacattccttacaccagctttggaagaggcctccagttctctggttCTGATCTGAAGGGGCCCTCTTcttatggcagtgccagcaaggagaccagctctgacacagccgttcgTATTGCCGgttactgactgcagcccctgAATCTGCTGTAGTAACAACAGGACTGTTCTGAGACACACGAAATCTTCAGGCCAGCACAAATGAGAGAatgtgagagcactgtggcagtgtaaagagagcaggaatgaaaagagaacgttgtgctgctgtctgtggctgttccaccccagacccagacaaggAAGGAGGATAGAAGATCTaaggaaaagtctattttgaaagatttttagGAATCTTCTAACAAattcagggaatctggttcCATATTTACATGACCttttggagtgagaaaatggaaattaggtaggaaagaagtgaaataaatttttatttataagatCGATAACATTTTTTTGCAGGTAGCCATATCACACACAAGCAAACAACCAAggatgcataaaacataaagaacaatCACTGGGAATcgtgtgaggaagatgtgcactttatggaagctggaatagtgATTACTTCAACCCCTTCCTGAGAATGTtcttgatctccctgttcctcacactgtagataatagggttcagtgttggaggaaccactgagtacagaagtgccactgtcagatccaggagtggggaagaaatggaggggggcttcaggttgGCATAAatggcagtgctgagaaacagggagaccacggccaggtgagggaggcacgtggagaaggctttgtgccgtccctgctctgAGGGCATCCTCAGtacggccatgaagatctgcacataggacacaactatgaaaacaaagcagccaaagcatAAACAAGCACTAAAAATGAgcaacacaacttccctgaggtaggagccagagcaggagagcttgagtatctgggggatttcacagaaaaactggttgacaacattgccttggcagagaggcagtgaaaatgtactggcagtgtgcagcagggaattgagaagcccagcgccccaggcagctgctgccatggtggcacaagctctgctgtccatcaaggtcccgtagtgcaggggcttgcagatggcaacgtagcggtcataggacatgatggtgagaagggaatactctgctgagatgaagaagacaaagcaaaagagctgtgcagcacatcctgcgtaggagatggccctggtgtcccagagggcgttggccatggctttggggagagtggtggagatgcagcccaggtcgaggagggccaggttgagcaggaagaagtacatgggggtgtgcaggcggcggtcgcaggctacggctgtgctgatgaggccgttgcccaggagggcagccaggtagatgcccagcaagagccagaa from Excalfactoria chinensis isolate bCotChi1 unplaced genomic scaffold, bCotChi1.hap2 Scaffold_68, whole genome shotgun sequence carries:
- the LOC140265144 gene encoding olfactory receptor 14J1-like, which encodes MPNSSSISEFLLLPLADTRQLQLLHFWLLLGIYLAALLGNGLISTAVACDRRLHTPMYFFLLNLALLDLGCISTTLPKAMANALWDTRAISYAGCAAQLFCFVFFISAEYSLLTIMSYDRYVAICKPLHYGTLMDSRACATMAAAAWGAGLLNSLLHTASTFSLPLCQGNVVNQFFCEIPQILKLSCSGSYLREVVLLIFSACLCFGCFVFIVVSYVQIFMAVLRMPSEQGRHKAFSTCLPHLAVVSLFLSTAIYANLKPPSISSPLLDLTVALLYSVVPPTLNPIIYSVRNREIKNILRKGLK